In one Prunus dulcis unplaced genomic scaffold, ALMONDv2, whole genome shotgun sequence genomic region, the following are encoded:
- the LOC117612774 gene encoding DNA repair protein XRCC3 homolog: MPNTRWLLGRWDTLQLHNRIGREKRFQEDATLSPTNGIIPQLNAVGPLEGIYVQGVHDTQQLINVLRDIEAFIAIDHTRLPVKLIVIDSIAALFRSQYERTPTYLKRRSEIFFMISGTLKALASKFGVAVVVTNQVVDFIGPDHGINGEMLGNLECLHTSSRRVSPAF, from the exons ATGCCCAATACTAGATGGCTACTTGGGCGGTGGGATACCTTGCAACTCCATAATAGAATTGGTAGGGAAAAGCGGTTTCAGGAAGACGCAACTTTGTCTCCAACTAATG GCATCATACCCCAACTTAATGCGGTTGGACCATTGGAAGGCATATATGTTCAAGGTGTTCATGATACACAACAATTGATCAATGTCCTTCGAGACATAGAAGCATTTATTGCCATTGATCACACCCGGTTACCTGTGAAGCTCATTGTCATTGATTCCATTGCTGCATTGTTCCGATCACAGTATGAAAGAACACCGACATATTTGAAACGCCGGtctgaaatatttttcatgataTCCGGGACATTGAAGGCTTTAGCAAGTAAGTTTGGGGTGGCGGTGGTTGTGACCAACCAAGTGGTGGATTTTATTGGGCCAGATCATGGAATCAATGGGGAGATGTTGGGAAACTTGGAGTGCTTACATACATCAAGCAGACGAGTGAGTCCAGCTTTTTGA